In a single window of the Zea mays cultivar B73 chromosome 5, Zm-B73-REFERENCE-NAM-5.0, whole genome shotgun sequence genome:
- the LOC103626730 gene encoding uncharacterized protein isoform X2, with the protein MIMAMWKPGWLEALDTQKFFVACSFHEHAKKNEKNICCLDCCTSICPHCVAAHRAHRLLQVRRYVYHDVVRLEDLEKLIDCSSVQSYTINSSKVVFLKKRPQNRQFKGSGNICTSCDRSLQEPYFHCSLDCKVEYILRQKKKLSAYLRPCKTLQLGPDFFIPHDADDDTTHSTLVDVDEPMGSSDSENLSVPCTNFVRKKRSGPYICARSANRVSEEDMATNMSRRKGVPQRSPLC; encoded by the exons ATGATCATG GCAATGTGGAAGCCAGGATGGCTAGAGGCCCTTGACACACAGAAGTTCTTCGTAGCATGCTCTTTCCATGAGCATGCCAAGAAGAACGAGAAGAACATCTGTTGCCTTGACTGCTGCACTAGCATCTGCCCACACTGTGTGGCAGCACACCGTGCACACAGGCTCCTGCAGGTGCGGCGATACGTCTACCATGACGTTGTCCGGCTGGAGGACCTGGAGAAGCTTATTGATTGCTCTAGTGTTCAG TCTTATACTATTAACAGCTCTAAGGTTGTTTTCCTGAAGAAgagaccacagaataggcaattcaAGGGTTCAGGGAATATCTGCACCTCCTGCGACAGGAGCCTTCAAGAACCGTATTTCCACTGCTCTCTGGATTGCAAG GTAGAGTATATACTACGACAGAAGAAAAAATTGTCAGCATATTTGCGCCCATGCAAGACCTTGCAGCTTGGCCCTGATTTCTTCATTCCTCATGATGCTGATGACGACACAACTCACTCAACCCTTGTTGATGTTGATGAGCCCATGGGATCATCGGACTCGGAGAATTTGAGTGTGCCGTGCACAAATTTTGTTCGGAAAAAACGGAGTGGACCATATATTTGTGCACGGTCTGCAAACAGAGTGTCTGAAGAAGACATGGCCACAAATATGAGCAGAAGGAAAGGGGTTCCTCAGAGATCGCCTTTGTGCTAA
- the LOC103626730 gene encoding uncharacterized protein isoform X1: MIMQAMWKPGWLEALDTQKFFVACSFHEHAKKNEKNICCLDCCTSICPHCVAAHRAHRLLQVRRYVYHDVVRLEDLEKLIDCSSVQSYTINSSKVVFLKKRPQNRQFKGSGNICTSCDRSLQEPYFHCSLDCKVEYILRQKKKLSAYLRPCKTLQLGPDFFIPHDADDDTTHSTLVDVDEPMGSSDSENLSVPCTNFVRKKRSGPYICARSANRVSEEDMATNMSRRKGVPQRSPLC; this comes from the exons ATGATCATG CAGGCAATGTGGAAGCCAGGATGGCTAGAGGCCCTTGACACACAGAAGTTCTTCGTAGCATGCTCTTTCCATGAGCATGCCAAGAAGAACGAGAAGAACATCTGTTGCCTTGACTGCTGCACTAGCATCTGCCCACACTGTGTGGCAGCACACCGTGCACACAGGCTCCTGCAGGTGCGGCGATACGTCTACCATGACGTTGTCCGGCTGGAGGACCTGGAGAAGCTTATTGATTGCTCTAGTGTTCAG TCTTATACTATTAACAGCTCTAAGGTTGTTTTCCTGAAGAAgagaccacagaataggcaattcaAGGGTTCAGGGAATATCTGCACCTCCTGCGACAGGAGCCTTCAAGAACCGTATTTCCACTGCTCTCTGGATTGCAAG GTAGAGTATATACTACGACAGAAGAAAAAATTGTCAGCATATTTGCGCCCATGCAAGACCTTGCAGCTTGGCCCTGATTTCTTCATTCCTCATGATGCTGATGACGACACAACTCACTCAACCCTTGTTGATGTTGATGAGCCCATGGGATCATCGGACTCGGAGAATTTGAGTGTGCCGTGCACAAATTTTGTTCGGAAAAAACGGAGTGGACCATATATTTGTGCACGGTCTGCAAACAGAGTGTCTGAAGAAGACATGGCCACAAATATGAGCAGAAGGAAAGGGGTTCCTCAGAGATCGCCTTTGTGCTAA